TGGTGTGGTCGTGTAAACGCGCAGGTCGATCCTCGCTCCGTTCGCGTCAGCGGCAGCCATGCGCGCCGCGTTCGCAAGGGACCGGCCCAGCCAGTCCAGATCGGCATTGCCGGTTCCGCCCGGAACCAGCATCGCGACCTGAACAGGTTGCGACGGATCGATCTGCGGGCCGATCGCGGGACCAGAACTGCCGAGGCTGGTGGGCTGACAGCCCGCAACGGCCATTCCGGCCGCCGCGATACAGGCAATCGCGGCTCGGCGCGTCATTCGCTTGGCAATGGTGAACATTCAGATGATTCCCTATTGTCAGGTGGCGTGTCTTTGTGCCGCAGCCTATTCACTACATTTGCACTTGGCAACGCGACGCCCGATTGATGAGGATCACGTGACACACAGCAACGACCCCGGCGAAATCCGTCATATCCGCATCGAGGCGAGCAGGCTTGATTCGGGACTTTATCTGGTCTCGACTCCGATCGGTGCTGCGCGGGACATCACGCTGCGTGCACTGGATGTGCTCAATTCGGCCGAGCTGCTGGCGGCAGAGGACACGAGGACGTTGCGTCATCTGATGGATATTCACGGCATCCCGCTGCGCGGAAGACGGATCATTGCCTGTCATGATCACAATGAGGGACGGCAAAGCAAAGCCCTGAACGAAGCTTATGAGGCAGGGCTGTCGGTCGCCTACTGCTCCGAGGCAGGCACCCCGCTGGTTGCAGATCCTGGATTCCGGCTTGTCCGGGATGCCGCTGCGGCAGGTGTGCGTGTTCATGCAGTTCCCGGGCCATCCGCAGCGCTTGCGGCGCTGACCGTGTCAGGACTGCCCAGTGATCGCTTCGTCTTCGCGGGCTTCCCGCCGCAGCCGGCCGCCGCAAGGCTGAAATGGCTGAAAGATGTCGCTGCAATCGATGCAACCGCGATTATTTTTGAAAGCCCGCGGCGCGTTAAACATACATTGGAAAAATTGTGCGAGATTGATGCGGATCGGAATATAGTGCTGTGCAGGGAACTGACCAAGAAGTTTGAGGAAATCTTGCGTGGAAACCCAGCCGAATTAGTCAGCCGGATCCCGGATGCCGGATTGAAAGGCGAGGTTGTTCTGGTTCTGGACCAGCCACAGCAAGCTGTTCCCAATGAAGAAGATATAGAGGCTGTGCTGTTGGAATTGCTAAATGAAATGTCGGTTCGTGATGCTGCTGCAGCGGCTGCCGAGAGATTCGGGATATCGCGACGCGACGCGTATCAGCAGGCGCTGAAACTTGGAGAAAGCAAATGACGCAGCTTTGCTTCGATTTCGACAAACTGCCAGTGACGGCTGTGGCTTTACCTTCTGCTGAAACTGCTTTGCAGCACAGCGATGGTTTCGGGATTCGTTCGCTCCGGGGCCGGACAGCGTATAACTCCGGTGCCTTGGCAGAGGCCTCGGTTTGTGACCGTTATTGTCATGAAGGCTATGAGGTTCTGGAAAAGCGATGGCGGGGGAAAGCGGGTGAAATTGATCTGATTTTTCAGAAAGATGGTATCGTCGTGTTTGTGGAAGTGAAATCCGCAAGGGATTTTGCAAGCGCTGCCGAACGGATCAGCAGACGTCAGATGGACAGGATCTGCCGTGCAGCATGTGAGTTCTGCGCAACGCTGCCGGATGGGCAGATGACAAATATGCGCATGGATGCCGCAATGGTTGATCGCTTCGGTCGCATCGAGGTCATCCAGAACGCGTTTGGCTGGCAGTAGGGCGATCTGCCTGATCGGAGCTTGAACTGCCCTTCGGAACGTCTCACAAGGCGGAAAACGGAGGATAATTCGATGAGCCTTTATGTCGCGCTGCAGATGGATCCGATCGAGAATATAGTGATTGATGCCGACAGCACGTTCCGCATCGCTCTGGAGGCAGAGGCCCGCGGGCACAGGCTGTTTCAATATACTGTTGACCGGCTTTCTTATCGGGCAGGCGTGGTATCTGCGAAGGGCCGACCGGTAACATTGCGTCGTGAGCCTGGGAACCATGTTGCATTTGGTGATTGGGCGACGGTGGCTTTGACCGACTTCGATGTGGTTTGGCTGCGCCAGGATCCGCCTTTCGATATGGGATATATCACCTCGACCCTGCTTCTGGATCGGATTTCATCGGATACACTTGTGGTCAATGATCCGTTCTGGGTGCGCAATTGCCCTGAGAAGCTGATGGTGCTCGATTTCCCGGAATTGACGCCTGAGACGCTTATTACCCGTGATATTGTGGAGATCAGAGAGTTCCGCGCCCAGCACGGCGATATCATTGTCAAACCGCTTTATGGCAATGGTGGTGCGGGCGTGTTTCATCTGCGACCAGAGGATCCTAACCTGTCTTCGCTGATGGAGCTTTTTGCTGGGATCAATCGTGAACCTGTGATTGCGCAGCGCTATCTTCCGCAGGTTGTCGACGGCGATAAGCGGATCATTCTGGTTGATGGCGAGCCGATCGGGGCAATAAACCGGGTGCCTGCGAAGGGCGAAGCGCGTTCGAATATGCATGTGGGCGGGCGTCCCGAAAAGACTGAGCTGACCTCCCGTGAGCGGGAGATTTGCCAGACGATTGCCCCGGTATTGAAGGAAAAAGGGCTCCTGTTCACCGGAATCGATGTGATTGATGGCTGGTTGACGGAGATCAATGTGACCTCTCCGACCGGGCTTCAGGAATTGGAGCGTTTCGATGGTGTTAACGGAGCGGCGCTTATCTGGGATGCAATAGAACGGCGGCTCAGTGCGCGGTAAGTGGCAGTTCGGCAATGCCGTGTCTCAAAACGGCAGATTAAAGAGTTGGGAAGACAAAGTTTTCCTTTGTCGCCTTGCGATTTGGAGAAATTATTTTGTCTATGCCGGAGCAATATGCTCCACTTTGCGAGGCGATTTGTGCCGTTTTCGATTCGGTTGTCATTCCAGAATATTGTTGTTTGGGCCGATCAGGAGGCAAGCCTGCTTCTGGCAAGGTGAAATTTTGCCTCTATTGAACCAGCGGATTGCATTCTGAGGCTCAAATAGAACATGTCCGGTGCCTTCCGCAGATCACCCGCCTGCGATGAAGGGGATGCGATAGCTGATCGCTTCGGCGATGTGATTGCTTCGGACATTTTCGCTGTCTGCCAGGTCTGCGATGGTTCGCGCCGTTCGCAGGATACGGTGATACCCGCGAGCGGTCAGGCCCAGTTTTCGGGCTGCGCTGTGGATCAGGTCGCGGCCGTCC
This sequence is a window from Paracoccus aerodenitrificans. Protein-coding genes within it:
- a CDS encoding YraN family protein; translation: MTQLCFDFDKLPVTAVALPSAETALQHSDGFGIRSLRGRTAYNSGALAEASVCDRYCHEGYEVLEKRWRGKAGEIDLIFQKDGIVVFVEVKSARDFASAAERISRRQMDRICRAACEFCATLPDGQMTNMRMDAAMVDRFGRIEVIQNAFGWQ
- the gshB gene encoding glutathione synthase, with protein sequence MSLYVALQMDPIENIVIDADSTFRIALEAEARGHRLFQYTVDRLSYRAGVVSAKGRPVTLRREPGNHVAFGDWATVALTDFDVVWLRQDPPFDMGYITSTLLLDRISSDTLVVNDPFWVRNCPEKLMVLDFPELTPETLITRDIVEIREFRAQHGDIIVKPLYGNGGAGVFHLRPEDPNLSSLMELFAGINREPVIAQRYLPQVVDGDKRIILVDGEPIGAINRVPAKGEARSNMHVGGRPEKTELTSREREICQTIAPVLKEKGLLFTGIDVIDGWLTEINVTSPTGLQELERFDGVNGAALIWDAIERRLSAR
- the rsmI gene encoding 16S rRNA (cytidine(1402)-2'-O)-methyltransferase → MAMVNIQMIPYCQVACLCAAAYSLHLHLATRRPIDEDHVTHSNDPGEIRHIRIEASRLDSGLYLVSTPIGAARDITLRALDVLNSAELLAAEDTRTLRHLMDIHGIPLRGRRIIACHDHNEGRQSKALNEAYEAGLSVAYCSEAGTPLVADPGFRLVRDAAAAGVRVHAVPGPSAALAALTVSGLPSDRFVFAGFPPQPAAARLKWLKDVAAIDATAIIFESPRRVKHTLEKLCEIDADRNIVLCRELTKKFEEILRGNPAELVSRIPDAGLKGEVVLVLDQPQQAVPNEEDIEAVLLELLNEMSVRDAAAAAAERFGISRRDAYQQALKLGESK